In Flammeovirgaceae bacterium 311, one DNA window encodes the following:
- a CDS encoding membrane protein, with translation MMAGHASLQAQQQALFTQYMFNGLAINPAYAGSHESMSITALARKQWLGIDGAPGTQTFAVHTPIPNEKIGLGLLLTHDHIGPVHQYSLKFAYAYRIPVGPGKLSMGLQGGVVNYNSKFSELYLGPNVQDPSFSADVNQFMYDFGTGLYYATDKFYLGLSVPQMLAIKTDDNFNPSKHYFLNTGYLFDLNRSLKLKPNVLFKAVQGAPLEVDLNTNLLIRDVLWVGASYRSFRTISALTELQLTDQLRFGYAYDFPATSDLGSATAGSHEIMLNYRFTFYKSNFSTPRNF, from the coding sequence ATGATGGCAGGCCACGCCTCCCTACAGGCACAGCAGCAGGCATTGTTTACTCAATATATGTTCAATGGTTTGGCCATCAATCCTGCTTATGCCGGCAGCCATGAGTCTATGAGTATCACCGCACTGGCCAGAAAGCAATGGCTGGGGATAGATGGTGCACCTGGCACGCAGACTTTTGCAGTGCATACACCCATTCCCAACGAAAAAATTGGCCTGGGCCTTTTACTCACGCACGATCACATAGGTCCGGTGCACCAGTACAGCTTAAAATTTGCATATGCCTATAGAATACCCGTAGGGCCCGGTAAGCTTTCTATGGGCCTGCAGGGAGGCGTGGTGAATTACAATTCTAAATTTTCAGAGCTGTACCTGGGCCCCAATGTGCAGGACCCCAGCTTTTCTGCAGATGTTAACCAGTTCATGTATGATTTCGGAACAGGTCTTTATTACGCTACAGATAAATTTTACCTGGGTCTATCTGTTCCCCAAATGCTGGCCATTAAAACTGATGATAATTTCAACCCTTCAAAGCATTACTTTCTGAACACTGGCTACCTGTTTGATCTAAACAGATCCTTGAAACTTAAGCCAAACGTATTATTTAAAGCAGTACAGGGAGCACCGCTGGAGGTGGACCTGAATACCAATCTCCTGATTCGCGATGTACTTTGGGTGGGTGCCTCCTATCGTTCTTTCAGAACCATCAGTGCCCTAACAGAACTTCAGCTCACAGACCAACTACGGTTTGGATATGCCTATGATTTTCCTGCTACATCCGATCTGGGCAGTGCTACTGCAGGTTCTCATGAAATTATGCTGAACTACCGCTTTACTTTTTACAAATCAAACTTTTCAACCCCAAGGAATTTTTGA